One genomic window of Nicotiana sylvestris chromosome 10, ASM39365v2, whole genome shotgun sequence includes the following:
- the LOC104218983 gene encoding uncharacterized protein: protein MAPKKRSRLGLGANATPSVTMNHVPDAVGESDSLVLNLPSPFILDPSIPVPAAAEGATTPPADTPDPDAVPVFGPGVSDGDLRGAIHMLTQLVAAQAQRSHDAPTSSSGQGDSASSRVNQFLRLAHPEFTSTDLEADPQDFLDEMYKTLRVMKATETEGVELASYKLKGAAYSWFKMWEDSHGEGRPPTRWDEFVDTFMDHFLPAETMTALATEFEVLKQGSMSVWEYHMEFVRLSKYAPQLVSTMGDRVRRFVQGLSPLVVNEAATTALHSDMNYEKIVGFSQATEARKLKIRAGRESNSRAQSVGHSGRPVQRRGPSGSSQSYDQSSASTLPSAYSYQQSSHSRPGSNSRRPHQSGRPGGRSQQQGRALCPKCGRFHTETCYLDLPVCYRCGARGHIQRDCHAPSQGMGRGFAQLSGSSAATSSARPPAPAGRSAVRGGARGRGGPNRFYALSGRQSAEASPDVATGILSVQAIDCYALIYPGSSLSYVTPFIASSFGVEPEQLHEPFSVSTPVGDSITAARVYRNCVVTVCGRATTVDLTELGMVDFDVIMGMDWLYSCFAKLDCRTRVMRLEFPNEPVIEWKGNGVVPKGRFVSYIKALKMIKKGCIFHLVRVEDTTSEVSVPESVPVVNEFIEVFSDELPGIPPDREIDFGIDVLPDTQQISIPPYRMALAELRELKEQLKDLLEKEVHTAKCVTVGCSGSFCQKEGWVAPDVY from the coding sequence atggcacctaagaagagaTCTAGACTCGGCCTTGGGGCCAATGCCACCCCAAGTGTGACTATGAATCATGTACCTGATGCCGTGGGTGAGAGTGACTCCCTGGTCTTAAATCTGCCTAGCCCATTTATTCTGGATCCGAGTATTCCTGTCCCAGCTGCGGCTGAGGGTGCTACCACCCCCCCCGCTGATACTCCTGATCCTGATGCAGTTCCAGTTTTCGGTCCCGGGGTTTCTGATGGGGACCTTAGAGGAGCCATCCATATGTTGACCCAGTTAGTGGCCGCTCAGGCCCAGAGATCTCATGATGCCCCTACTTCCTCCAGCGGACAGGGAGATTCTGCCAGCTCCAGAGTCAACCAGTTTCTGCGGTTGGCCCATCCAGAGTTCACAAGCACAGACCTAGAGGCTGATCCGCAGgatttccttgatgaaatgtataAGACCCTTCGAGTGATGAAGGCTACAGAGACGGAAGGGGTTGAGTTGGCCTCATACAAGTTGAAGGGAGCAGCGTATTCGTGGTTCAAGATGTGGGAGGATTCCCATGGGGAGGGAAGACCTCCGACTAGATGGGATGAGTTTGTAGATACATTCATGGACCACTTCTTGCCTGCCGAGACAATGACGGCCCTTGCCACTGagtttgaggtcctcaagcagggcagtatgagtgtttgggagtaccacatggagtttgtgaGATTGTCCAAGTATGCTCCCCAGTTAGTGTCGACCATGGGTGATCGAGTTCGGCGATTTGTTCAGGGTCTCAGTCCTTTGGTGGTGAACGAGGCTGCTACAACGGCCTTACACTCAGATATGAATTATGAGAAGATTGTGGGATTCTCTCAGGCCACAGAGGCTAGGAAGTTGAAAATACGAGCAGGAAGGGAGAGTAACAGCAGGGCCCAATCAGTGGGTCACTCAGGGAGACCAGTTCAGAGAAGGGGACCATCAGGGTCATCCCAGTCATATGATCAGTCCTCAGCGAGCACACTACCATCTGCGTACAGTTATCAGCAGAGTAGTCACTCGAGACCAGGTTCAAATAGTAGGAGACCCCATCAGTCCGGTCGTCCGGGAGGGAGATCACAACAGCAGGGGAGGGCTCTATGCCCCAAGTGTGGGAGATTCCATACAGAGACTTGTTATCTGGATCTCCCGGTGTGTTATAGATGCGGGGCGAGAGGTCATATCCAGCGGGATTGCCATGCGCCCAGTCAGGGCATGGGTAGGGGATTTGCTCAGTTATCCGGTTCTTCAGCCGCCACATCATCCGCGCGCCCTCCAGCTCCAGCAGGGCGTAGTGCAGTTAGGGGTGGAGCTCGTGGTAGAGGTGGACCCAACCGATTTTACGCCTTGAGTGGTCGCCAGAGTGCAGAGGCTTCCCCAGATGTTGCTACGGGTATCTTGTCTGTTCAGGCCATTGATTGTTATGCTCTTATTTATCCGGGGTCCTCTTTGTCTTATGTCACCCCATTCATTGCTTCAAGTTTTGGGGTAGAACCCGAACAACTTCATGAGCCGTTCTCTGTATCGACTCCGGTTGGTGATTCTATCACAGCCGCGCGAGTTTATAGGAATTGTGTTGTCACGGTATGTGGTCGTGCTACCACGGTCGATCTTACTGAGCTTggaatggtggattttgatgtgattatgggaatggactggCTTTATTCGTGCTTTGCTAAACTTGACTGCCGAACGAGAGTCATGAGGCTTGAGTTCCCTAATGAGCCGGTTATTGAGTGGAAGGGAAATGGTGTGGTACCGAAGGGTAGGTTTGTTTCTTACATTAAGGCTTTGAAGATGATTAAGAAGGGGTGTATTTTCCATTTGGTCCGGGTGGAGGACACCACTTCAGAAGTATCTGTCCCCGAGTCCGTGCCAGTCGTGAATGAGTTTATTGAAGTGTTTTCGGACGAGCTTCCAGGGATCCCgccagatagggagattgattttgggattgaTGTATTGCCAGATACACAACAaatatctattccaccatatagAATGGCGCTAGCAGAGTTaagggagttaaaggagcagctgaAGGATTTATTAGAAAAGGAGGTTCATACGGccaagtgtgtcaccgtggggtgctccggttctttttgtcagaaagaaggatgggtcgctccggatgtgtattga